Proteins from a genomic interval of Luteitalea sp.:
- a CDS encoding BON domain-containing protein, whose protein sequence is MLEGAGRGPRPTALTIMARRFVRYFISVGLMGILLGAVPLYADARTDARIFRDAAAVANNYVYFTVFDDIRAAVDDGVVTLSGSVTMPYKVKDIERLVAKVDGVRSVRNEITVLPVSQFDDDLRFRIARAIYGNPSFWQYATQPNPPIHIVVSRGQVTLTGVVQSDVDRMLAQSLASSSSAFSVKNELKTDAEMRTALTRNGIER, encoded by the coding sequence ATGTTGGAGGGCGCTGGACGAGGCCCGCGACCGACAGCGCTAACAATCATGGCAAGACGGTTTGTTCGATACTTCATATCTGTAGGCCTGATGGGCATCCTTCTTGGTGCGGTTCCCCTGTACGCCGACGCACGCACTGATGCGCGCATCTTTCGGGATGCGGCGGCGGTAGCCAACAACTACGTCTACTTCACGGTATTCGACGATATCCGCGCGGCCGTTGACGATGGCGTCGTCACGCTCAGCGGCAGCGTTACCATGCCGTACAAGGTCAAGGACATCGAGCGGCTTGTCGCGAAGGTTGACGGCGTTCGCAGCGTGCGCAACGAGATCACCGTGCTGCCGGTCTCGCAGTTCGACGACGACCTGCGCTTCCGCATCGCGCGCGCCATCTACGGCAACCCGTCGTTTTGGCAGTACGCCACGCAGCCCAACCCGCCGATTCACATCGTCGTGAGCCGCGGGCAGGTAACGCTGACGGGGGTCGTGCAGAGTGACGTGGACCGCATGTTGGCGCAATCGCTGGCAAGCTCCTCGAGCGCGTTTTCGGTGAAGAACGAGCTGAAGACCGATGCCGAGATGCGCACGGCGCTCACCCGGAACGGCATCGAAAGGTAG
- a CDS encoding ZIP family metal transporter: MPLLVFALLLSALGSLAGALVASILFLFDGRVRDRLVSWLVSYAVGTLLGLALLGLVPEALEVLPPTEVFGSLVAGILTFFILEKLLLWRHSHEPAHTSNHSSAASLVIVGDAFHTFVDGAIISAAVLTSPALGVTTAIAAAAHELPQELGDLAILLGAGFSKRRAFTLNLASGATGMLGALSVYFALGPIPTVLPYVLSFSAGSFLYVAMADLIPSLHRGHVAVHPVAQVILIGAGLGTLILLERLTH, translated from the coding sequence GTGCCCTTACTCGTCTTTGCGCTGCTTCTCAGCGCCCTTGGTAGTCTCGCAGGTGCGCTGGTCGCTTCGATCCTGTTTCTGTTCGACGGTCGCGTTCGCGATCGCCTCGTCTCGTGGTTGGTTAGCTACGCTGTTGGAACGCTGCTTGGCCTGGCGCTACTGGGACTGGTTCCTGAAGCGCTCGAAGTGCTCCCCCCCACCGAGGTGTTCGGCTCGCTCGTTGCCGGCATTCTCACGTTCTTCATCCTCGAGAAACTGCTGCTCTGGCGGCATTCTCACGAACCGGCCCACACGTCCAACCATTCCAGTGCCGCATCCTTGGTCATCGTGGGCGACGCCTTTCACACGTTCGTCGACGGGGCGATCATCAGCGCCGCCGTTCTCACCTCACCCGCCCTGGGGGTCACGACCGCCATTGCCGCTGCCGCCCACGAGCTCCCGCAGGAGCTGGGCGACCTCGCGATTCTGCTCGGGGCTGGCTTCTCGAAGCGGCGCGCGTTCACCCTGAACCTCGCTTCTGGTGCGACGGGAATGCTCGGAGCGTTGAGCGTGTACTTCGCGCTCGGACCGATCCCGACCGTCCTCCCGTACGTGCTTTCCTTTTCGGCCGGGAGCTTCCTCTACGTGGCCATGGCCGACCTCATCCCGAGCCTCCACCGCGGACACGTGGCAGTGCATCCTGTCGCCCAGGTCATCTTGATTGGCGCCGGACTTGGAACGCTAATTCTGCTCGAACGCCTCACCCATTGA
- a CDS encoding VWA domain-containing protein encodes MTRRTFRSVAVLAVLAGPVSSGTVAAQQEPDERFRFRSGVELINVTATVTDGDGRFVSGLRKEDFTVFEDDEAQTITHFSAERVPVSLGLVVDTSNSMAGEKIVAARRALARFLERLGPDDEVFISIFGDQVEELHDWSRDRASLREALRQLRPQGGTALYDGVSDAVEKAQSGRNRKKAVVVLSDGNDTTSHTSVGDLKTLIQQSEVLVYAIGIEGNGGSSFTLMGGGGGGQQFPPIGRPFPVPGGRPQWPPTRRPPTMPRGRVMRGDYGLNVRALREFADQTGGRTEIVSEFDDIDPAVASIADELSRQYLLAYAPPRSEKDGKWHTIRVEVDKRGHTVRARRGYLAAS; translated from the coding sequence ATGACACGCCGGACCTTTAGGTCAGTGGCCGTCCTCGCCGTGCTTGCCGGGCCGGTCTCGTCTGGGACGGTGGCCGCACAGCAAGAGCCGGATGAGCGTTTTCGGTTCCGCAGCGGCGTCGAGCTGATCAACGTCACCGCCACCGTGACGGACGGCGACGGCCGGTTCGTCTCTGGCCTACGCAAGGAAGACTTCACTGTCTTCGAGGACGACGAAGCCCAGACCATCACGCATTTCTCCGCCGAGCGTGTTCCGGTGAGCCTGGGGCTCGTGGTCGATACGAGCAACAGCATGGCGGGAGAGAAGATTGTCGCCGCGCGACGGGCGCTGGCACGCTTTCTCGAGCGCCTCGGTCCGGATGACGAGGTCTTCATCTCGATATTCGGAGATCAGGTGGAGGAGCTGCACGACTGGTCGCGAGATCGCGCGTCATTGCGTGAGGCGCTACGCCAGCTTCGGCCGCAGGGCGGAACGGCGCTCTACGATGGAGTCAGCGATGCAGTCGAGAAAGCGCAGAGCGGCCGGAATCGCAAGAAGGCAGTCGTGGTCCTCTCCGACGGAAACGACACGACCAGCCACACCAGCGTCGGCGACCTCAAGACGCTCATCCAGCAAAGTGAGGTGCTCGTTTATGCGATTGGCATCGAGGGCAACGGCGGTTCGAGCTTCACGTTGATGGGTGGCGGTGGCGGCGGTCAACAGTTCCCGCCGATCGGTCGACCCTTTCCAGTGCCGGGCGGCAGGCCGCAGTGGCCGCCAACGAGACGGCCGCCCACCATGCCGCGGGGACGGGTTATGCGAGGCGACTACGGCCTGAACGTGCGCGCGCTGCGCGAGTTCGCCGACCAGACGGGCGGACGCACGGAAATCGTCTCGGAGTTCGATGACATCGATCCGGCAGTGGCGAGCATCGCCGACGAGTTGAGCCGGCAGTACTTGCTTGCATACGCGCCGCCGCGAAGCGAGAAGGATGGTAAGTGGCACACGATTCGGGTCGAGGTCGACAAGCGTGGCCACACCGTGCGGGCCAGGCGAGGCTATCTTGCTGCATCGTGA
- a CDS encoding TonB family protein: MATVSHIRSALTREAAPESPDVYTPHELARAAGTPVARVRALLDEGRIATVAGEFIAHAGAVRVGRALKAGEPISPPHAGSAFVSRAVALFATRLPMRRAPGAVAVSSAVHGLVALLLILLAIPGVGGEETTDVGHLQQEPARLVYLSLPGPGGGGGGGGQQEPKPVPRAKRKGTSLLSSPVPEPEPPPPVEPPPEPEPPPPMHLEPLRAPIVAVPAETEEQTGVLEPRQAEEESQGAGQDKGAGDGAGVGRGDGEGSGAGEGFGGGTGGGPYRPGSGVEPPVIVREVKPDYTEEARRRNIIGEVLLEVVVQRDGTVGDVRMLRGLGFGLDDQAMRAVKQWRFRPATLRDVPVDVLVEVAVDFNLR, encoded by the coding sequence GTGGCGACGGTCTCCCACATCCGTTCGGCGCTCACACGAGAGGCAGCGCCAGAGAGCCCTGACGTCTACACGCCGCATGAGCTGGCGCGAGCCGCGGGCACACCGGTGGCACGGGTGCGCGCGCTCCTGGACGAAGGACGTATTGCGACGGTCGCCGGCGAATTCATCGCGCACGCCGGGGCGGTTCGGGTCGGCCGTGCTCTGAAGGCTGGCGAGCCGATCTCGCCACCGCATGCAGGATCCGCCTTTGTTTCCAGGGCGGTGGCGCTCTTCGCGACACGCCTCCCGATGCGGCGAGCGCCAGGCGCGGTGGCGGTGTCTTCGGCCGTTCATGGGCTCGTCGCTCTGCTTCTGATTCTGCTGGCGATACCGGGCGTTGGCGGCGAAGAAACGACCGACGTGGGCCACCTGCAGCAGGAACCGGCGCGGCTCGTATACCTGTCGTTGCCGGGCCCAGGTGGCGGCGGAGGTGGCGGCGGCCAGCAGGAGCCGAAGCCGGTGCCGCGCGCGAAGCGAAAGGGCACGAGCCTGTTGAGCAGCCCAGTGCCCGAGCCGGAGCCCCCACCTCCGGTGGAGCCGCCCCCAGAGCCGGAGCCCCCGCCGCCCATGCACCTCGAGCCGCTGCGCGCACCAATCGTTGCCGTGCCCGCCGAAACCGAGGAGCAGACCGGCGTGCTCGAGCCGCGGCAGGCCGAGGAAGAAAGCCAGGGCGCCGGTCAAGACAAAGGCGCAGGTGATGGTGCGGGCGTCGGCCGCGGCGACGGCGAAGGCTCGGGTGCCGGGGAGGGCTTCGGCGGCGGCACCGGAGGGGGACCGTACAGACCGGGCAGCGGTGTAGAGCCGCCCGTCATCGTGCGCGAGGTCAAGCCGGACTACACCGAGGAGGCCCGGCGCCGGAACATCATTGGCGAGGTCCTCCTCGAAGTCGTCGTCCAACGCGACGGGACCGTGGGGGACGTTCGCATGCTGCGCGGGCTGGGCTTTGGCCTCGACGACCAAGCTATGCGAGCCGTCAAGCAATGGCGGTTCAGGCCGGCAACACTGAGGGACGTCCCGGTGGATGTCCTGGTCGAAGTGGCTGTGGACTTCAACCTGAGATAG